Proteins from a genomic interval of Zonotrichia albicollis isolate bZonAlb1 chromosome 27, bZonAlb1.hap1, whole genome shotgun sequence:
- the LOC141731970 gene encoding uncharacterized protein LOC141731970, whose product MGPNTPSTSPSAPGSGSQLQGASAPPVAQGALAGMLQSTEGRICLQPVQDSPLPSGFPSSSLGGLLSIQQVLAAPNSSVLGLASSHVSPSSLVLVRPVFVLLPRDGNVSHPLENVSHPLEVSYPLENMSHPLENVSHPLENVSHPLENVSHPLEVSHPLENVSHPLENMSHPLEVSHPLENMSHPLENVSHPLENVSHPLENMSHPLEDVSHLLDKVSHPLEVSHPQENVSHPLEKVSHLLENISHPLENISYPLDKVSHPLEVSHPLETFHPQENVSHPLEKVSHPLENLSQPLETSHPQKNVSHPLEEMFHPQENASQPLEKMSHLLENISHPLEMFHPQENLSHPLDKVSQPQENVSHPLEKVFHPLEEMFHALEVSQSLENISHPLEEVSHPVENISRPLEMFHPKNVSHSLEEMFHALEVSPPLENVSHPLEEVSHPQENVSHPLENVSHPLDKVSPALEQGALEPVTGPSMPGAAARAVPSPAIPADRLVTEGPARDRDRDPEPVPVSPGPQSPRAGSGARTVPGQPGLGAAGTDRGLLPGTERAEEEEEGRTREVTDGAAEALGTAVTPEPGALRSGWHQSRGLRSDVTALDGQVPGLAPCGCCCLAAFHPIPLFILFPFSSHSFPSYSLLPSVPRLAIVSDSCGAGNHSVRLSLSPAAAAEPRSEQPQDTFVALVALQSDSSRALLQLLSCCVTPSASPGAAGAQCCLFRRLPLECSHIQLLEGGSSRATSFSIQLFQMLNHSVAYLHCELRVCLPGQPGCEQDCLGSVEPLAQPSDRTSHGNLHRLVSLGPVWRMDNRFLYKAEEGAAPAALLPILLGALAGCAVLGAAFMGLWLHQRHRAKPSRHPLPGEVPGL is encoded by the exons ATGGGCCCCAACACCCCGAGCACCTCACcctcagctcctggctctggctcccagctccagggagcttCTGCCCCTCCTGTGGCCCAGGGAGCCTtggctgggatgctgcag AGCACTGAGGGCAGGATCTGCCTGCAGCCCGTGCAGGATTCCCCTCTGCCCTCAGGATTCCCCAGTTCCAGCCTTGgggggctgctctccatccagcAGGTCCTGGCAGCGCCCAATTCGTCAGTGCTGGGCCTGGCAAGCTCCCACGTGAGCCCCTCCAGCCTGGTGCTGGTCAGGCCTGTGTttgtcctgctgcccagggacgGG aACGTGTCCCACCCTCTGGAGAACGTATCCCACCCTCTGGAGGTGTCCTACCCTCTGGAGAACATGTCCCACCCTCTGGAGAACGTATCTCACCCTCTGGAGAACGTGTCCCACCCTCTGGAGAACGTATCCCACCCTCTGGAGGTGTCCCACCCTCTGGAGAACGTATCTCACCCTCTGGAGAACATGTCCCACCCTCTGGAGGTGTCCCACCCTCTGGAGAACATGTCCCACCCTCTGGAGAACGTATCCCACCCTCTGGAGAACGTATCCCACCCTCTGGAGAACATGTCCCACCCTCTGGAGGACGTATCCCACCTTCTGGACAAGGTGTCCCACCCTCTGGAGGTGTCCCACCCTCAGGAGAATGTATCCCACCCTCTGGAGAAGGTGTCCCATCTTCTGGAGAACATATCCCACCCTCTGGAGAACATATCCTACCCTCTGGACAAAGTGTCCCACCCTCTGGAGGTGTCCCACCCTCTGGAGACATTCCACCCTCAGGAGAATGTATCCCACCCTCTGGAGAAGGTGTCCCACCCTCTGGAGAACCTATCCCAACCTCTGGAGACGTCCCACCCTCAGAAGAATGTATCCCATCCTCTGGAGGAGATGTTCCACCCTCAGGAGAATGCATCCCAGCCTCTGGAGAAGATGTCCCATCTTCTGGAGAACATATCCCACCCTCTGGAGATGTTCCACCCTCAGGAGAACCTATCCCACCCTCTGGACAAGGTGTCCCAGCCTCAGGAGAATGTATCCCACCCTTTGGAGAAGGTGTTCCACCCTCTGGAGGAGATGTTCCATGCTCTGGAGGTGTCCCAATCTCTGGAGAACATATCTCACCCCCTGGAAGAGGTATCCCACCCTGTGGAGAACATATCCCGCCCTCTGGAGATGTTCCACCCTAAAAATGTATCCCACTCTCTGGAGGAGATGTTCCACGCTCTGGAGGTGTCCCCCCCTCTGGAGAATGTATCCCACCCTCTGGAAGAGGTATCCCATCCTCAGGAGAACGTATCCCACCCTCTGGAGAATGTATCCCACCCCCTGGACAAGGTGTCCCCCGCTCTGGAGCAGGGTGCCCTGGAACCTGTCACTGGTCCCTCCATGCCTGGCGCTGCTGCCCGGGCAGTGCCATCCCCAGCAATCCCTGCAGACAGGCTGGTTACCGAGggccctgccagggacagggacagggacccgGAGCCCGTCCCGGTGTCCCCGGGCCCGCAGAGCCCCcgggccgggagcggcgctCGCACCGTGCCGGGGCAGCCCGGGCTGGGGGCTGCGGGCACCGACCGAGGGCTGCTGCCGGGCACGGAGcgggcggaggaggaggaggagggcaggaccagggaggtgacagacggagcagctgaagccctggggacagcggtgACCCCGGAGCCCGGAGCGCTGCGGAGCGGCTGGCACCAGAGCCGGGGGCTGCGCTCGGATGTCACCGCGCTGGACGGGCAAGTACCCGGGCTGGctccctgtggctgctgctgcctggctgccTTTCATCCTATTCCCCTTTTCATCCTATTCCCTTTTTCATCCCATTCCTTTCCATCCtattcccttctcccctctgtccccaggctcGCCATCGTGAGCGATTCCTGCGGCGCCGGGAACCACTCGGTGCGGCTGAGCCTGAGCCCCGCAGCCGCCGCGGAGCCGCGCTcggagcagccccaggacacCTTCGTGGCTCTGGTGGCCCTGCAGAGCgacagcagccgggccctgctgcagctgctctcgTGCTGCGTGACCCCCTCGGCcagccccggggctgcgggggctCAGTGCTGCCTCTTCCGcag gctgccccTGGAGTGCAGCcacatccagctgctggagggtggcagctccagggccaccAGCTTCTCCATCCAGCTGTTCCAGATGCTGAACCACTCCGTGGCCTACCTGCACTGCGAGCTGAGGGTGTGCCTGCCCGGCCAGCCAGGATGTGAGCAG GACTGCTTGGGAAGTGTGgagccccttgcccagcccagtgacaggaccagcCATGGAAACCTGCACAGGCTGGTCTCCCTCGGGCCCGTCTGGAGGATGGACAACAGGTTTCTGTACAAGGCAGAGGAAG gtgctgctcctgccgcgCTGCTGCCCATCCTGCTGGGGGCCCTGGCGGGCTGTGCTGTCCTGGGCGCTGCTTTcatggggctgtggctgcaccaGCGGCACAGAGCCAAGCCCAGCCGTCATCCCCTGCCTGGAGAAGTCCCCGGGCTGTGA
- the TTC12 gene encoding tetratricopeptide repeat protein 12 isoform X4 — protein MQMASWQLWRRMPRSEPGGGGGMRSWQTAYLKLHEYEKAISDCEWALKCNKNCLKAYFLMGKAHLALQHFSECRQCYEKMLQIDPQKENLFKECMEQARLEEQRLREEQRAQSELQAGSVAALSIQELLQRISSPGHDLPYYTGAISLLAAAVSTALPRKSRSLPGCGPAELVCALAGSGQTFFRTNNGFSILSSEAVRGAFCAESKSPAEEELCVSLLLLWQAACAGNEENQRVLLAQPEVGAQLPELLSRGTAQIQREALALISLYSEHEGGRRLLGRLDLSRWLQILMAFVKCTDARAESAMNILSDLSGEERFQAQCRATFSTAVSPLFTQLLVCARQVSARQVPWAALARALAVLGRLCADVGLRAQLAQSRECWQAGLELLAGCPDASPGYQHCVFALLGLMMNLLLESNGTIQDFAVPISGRCLALLSHQDGRIVTRATGVLSRVLPASPSAVQEVVRAGVVKKMLKFLKAGGQLTSSYAIKTLSVCTKSSRRAQEELLKGDKRFQVLLGLLHSADELTVGNAAFCLSQCLLLPGAASSLLGSGVVQLLLRHAGGDAARSSVQQNSAIALGRLCVAEPRHMHQLRKLNGLAILNSSMKYVQSS, from the exons TGCAATAAGAACTGCCTTAAAGCCTATTTCCTCATGGGGAAGGCTCACCTGGCCCTGCAGCATTTCTCTGAG TGCAGGCAGTGCTATGAGAAGATGCTGCAGATTGATCCCCAGAAGGAAAACCTCTTTAAAG AGTGCATGgagcaggccaggctggaggagcagaggctgagggaggagcagagggcCCAGAGCGAGCTCCAGGCCGGGAGTGTGGCTGCTCTGTccatccaggagctgctgcagaggatcAGCAGCCCTGGCCACGACCTGCCCTACTACACAGGGGCCATCagcctgctggcagcagctgtcAGCACCG CGCTgcccaggaagagcaggagcctgcctggctgtggcccagctgaGCTTGTCTGTGCTCTTGCAGGCTCTGGGCAGACGTTCTTCAGGACGAACAATGGCTTCAGTATCCTGAGCAGCGAGGCTGTCAGAGG GGCCTTCTGTGCAGAGAGCAAAAGCCCTGCTGAGGAGGAGCTCTGtgtttccctcctgctcctgtggcaagctgcctgtgctggcaaTG AGGAAAATCAGCGTGTGCTGCTGGCGCAGCCCGAGGTGGGTGcccagctgccagagctgctgtcccGTGGCACTGCCCAGATCCAGagggaggccctggcactgaTCTCCCTCTACTCCGAGCACGAGGGGGGCCGCaggctgctgggcaggctggacCTGAGCAG ATGGCTGCAGATTTTGATGGCATTTGTCAAGTGCACTGATGCAAGGGCTGAGAGTGCCATGAACATCCTGTCTGACTTAAGTGGGGAGGAAAG GTTCCAAGCCCAGTGTCGGGCCACGTTCTCCACGGCTGTTTCACCTTTATTCACCCAGCTGCTG GTGTGTGCCAGGCAGGTGAGTGCCAGGcaggtgccctgggcagccctggcccgtgccctggctgtgctgggcaggctcTGTGCAGATGTTGGGCTgcgggcacagctggctcagagcagggagtgCTGGCAGGCcggcctggagctgctg gccggGTGCCCCGATGCCAGCCCTGGGTACCAGCACTGTGTGTTTGCGCTGCTGGGGCTGATGATGAACCTGCTGCTGGAATCCAATGGCACCATCCAG GACTTTGCTGTGCCCATCAGTGGCAGgtgcctggctctgctcagccaCCAGGACGGAAGGATTGTCACA AGAGCCACAGGAGTGCTGAGCCGTGTCCTGCCTGCGTCTCCCTCAGCGGTGCAGGAGGTGGTGAGAGCAGGAGTGGTGAAGAAAATGCTCAAATTCTTGAAA GCTGGGGGACAGCTCACATCCAGCTATGCCATAAAGACCCTTTCTGTCTGCAccaagagcagcaggagagctCAGGAAGAGCTGCTGAAGGGGGACAAAA GgttccaggtgctgctggggctgctgcactcGGCGGATGAGCTGACTGTGGGCAATGCAGCTTTCTGCCTCAGccagtgcctgctgctgcccggggctgcctcgtccctgctgggctctggggtggtgcagctgctgctcaggcacGCTGGGGGTGACGCTGCCAGGAGCTCCGTGCAGCAGAACTCGGCCATTGCCctgggcaggctctgtgtgGCTGAGCCAAG GCACATGCACCAGCTGAGGAAGCTCAATGGCCTGGCCATCCTGAACTCCTCCATGAAATACgtgcagagcagctga
- the ANKK1 gene encoding ankyrin repeat and protein kinase domain-containing protein 1, which produces MGTERGRLGSLTVFSKEDFEDEWLRVASGGFGHVYQVKHRRWRTVYAVKCSPYLLQDSSMDRTSMNCLMEEASKMEKIKFQHIVTIYGVCNSPLGIVMEYMARGSLERILPTHRMSWQLKFRVIHEMGLAMNFLHSMSPPLLHLDLKPGNVLLDGNMHVKISDFGLSKWMEQSSRMQYIESSALRGTLSYIPPEMFLQNSKPPGIKYDVYSFGIVIWEVLMQKKPYTGANMMAIIVKVAAGKRPGLELVRDDWPGECHQMVDLMKRCWDQDPKQRPSFADIPVETDVLLALIQSLVQDPENERLVRKMSHKPAISRSQQGDKEEFTFPRDTRSGGKDPQEVPVPPPHVEAGTPEELCPEELGRVQENGLTPLHLQVLQGHAAKVRSLLGRGAGANVTAGGGCTPLLLAVQRRLPDICALLIEHGADVDAADEDGWGPLHFAAQHGDDRTARLLLDHRARADAQERDGWTPLHLAAQNNFENVARVLLSRQADPNAQEVDGKTALHVAAGFGHVGLVKLLASQGADLERKQKNLRTPLHVAVERGKFRVVQYLLKNGISVNSLDQNHYSALHLAVARGKYLICEKLIKYGANVELRTDKGWTPLHLASFKGHIEIIRLLKGSRARLDAKGGMDWTPLHLATRYGDEPVVSELLRCGADPNTAERSRWAPLHFAVLRGSFLSVINLLECRADVNARNKVGRTPLHLAVLKGNLAIVKTLLKAGALLDVEDITGCTALQLAVRHQRENIITLLQGKEASGSKAGNRTLNEVKVPRLIPGRTDL; this is translated from the exons atgggcaCGGAGCGGGGCAGGCTGGGCAGCCTGACCGTGTTCAGCAAGGAGGATTTCGAGGATgagtggctgcgagtggccagcGGGGGCTTTGGCCACGTGTACCAGGTGAAGCACAGGAGGTGGAGGACGGTCTATGCTGTGAAGTGCTCCCCGTACCTGCTGCAGGACTCCAGCATGGACAG gaCCAGCATGAACTGTCTAATGGAGGAGGCCAGCAAGATGGAGAAAATCAAATTCCAGCACATTGTCACCATCTACGGGGTGTGCAACAGCCCCCTGGGGATAGTGATGGAATACATGGCCAGGGGCTCCTTGGAGAGAATCCTCCCCACCCACAGAATGTCCTGGCAGCTGAAATTCAGGGTGATCCATGAGATGGGCTTGGCCATGAATTTCCTGCACAGCATGAGCCCTCCCCTGCTGCACCTGGATCTGAAGCCAGGGAACGTCCTCCTGGATGGGAACATGCACGTCAAG ATCTCCGACTTTGGGCTGTCCAAGTGGATGGAGCAGTCCAGCAGGATGCAGTACATCGAGAGCTCAGCTCTGAGGGGCACCCTGAGCTACATCCCCCCCGAAATGTTCCTGCAGAACAGCAAGCCCCCGGGGATCAAGTATGATGTGTACAG CTTTGGCATTGTCATCTGGGAGGTGCTCATGCAGAAAAAGCCTTACACAG GAGCCAACATGATGGCCATCATCGTGAAGGTGGCGGCGGGGAAGAGGCCGGGGCTGGAGCTCGTCAGGGACGACTGGCCCGGGGAGTGCCACCAGATGGTGGACCTGATGAAGAGGTGCTGGGACCAGGACCCCAAGCAAAGGCCCAGCTTTGCAG ATATCCCTGTGGAGACCGACGtgctgctggctctgatccAGAGCCTGGTGCAGGACCCGGAGAACGAGCGCCTGGTCAGGAAGATGTCCCACAAACCGGCCATctccaggagccagcag GGTGACAAAGAGGAGTTCACCTTCCCTCGAGACACCAGGAGTGGGG GAAAGGACCCGCAGGAGGTTCCTGTCCCGCCTCCACATGTGGAGGCTGGcaccccagaggagctgtgccccgaggagctgggcagggtgcAGGAGAACGGCCTGACCCCGCTGcacctgcaggtgctgcagggcCACGCGGCCAAGGTGCGCTCGCTGCTGGGCCGCGGGGCCGGCGCCAATGTCACGGCGGGCGGCGGCTGCACCCCGCTGCTGCTGGCCGTGCAGCGCCGGCTCCCCGACATCTGCGCCCTCCTCATCGAGCACGGCGCCGACGTGGACGCGGCCGACGAGGACGGCTGGGGCCCGCTGCACTTCGCGGCCCAGCACGGCGACGACCGCACGGCGCGGCTGCTGCTGGACCACCGGGCCCGCGCCGACGCCCAGGAGCGCGACGGGTGGACCCCGCTGCACCTGGCGGCCCAGAACAACTTCGAGAACGTGGCGCGGGTGCTGCTGTCCCGCCAGGCCGACCCCAACGCGCAGGAGGTGGACGGCAAGACCGCCCTGCACGTGGCCGCGGGCTTCGGGCACGTGGGCCTGGTCAAGCTGCTGGCCAGCCAGGGGGCCGACCTGGAGAGGAAGCAGAAGAACCTCAGGACGCCGCTGCACGTGGCCGTGGAGAGGGGCAAGTTCAGGGTGGTGCAGTACCTGCTGAAGAACGGCATCTCCGTCAACAGCCTGGACCAGAACCACTACAGCGCCCTGCACCTGGCTGTGGCCAGGGGCAAGTACCTGATCTGCGAGAAGCTCATCAAGTATGGGGCCAATGTGGAGCTGAGGACGGACAAAGGCTGGACCCCCCTGCACCTGGCCTCCTTCAAGGGGCACATCGAGATCATCCGGCTGCTGAagggcagccgcgcccggctggACGCCAAGGGCGGCATGGACTGGACGCCGCTGCACCTGGCCACGCGCTACGGGGACGAGCCCGTGGTCAGCGAGCTGCTGCGCTGCGGGGCCGACCCCAACACGGCCGAGCGGTCCCGCTGGGCCCCCCTGCACTTCGCCGTGCTCAGGGGCTCCTTCCTCAGCGTCATCAACCTCCTGGAGTGCCGGGCCGACGTCAACGCCAGGAACAAGGTGGGCCGGACCCCGCTGCACCTGGCCGTGCTCAAGGGCAACCTGGCCATTGTGAAGACCCTGCTGAAGGCGGGGGCCCTGCTGGATGTGGAGGACATCACGGGGTGCACGGCCCTGCAGCTGGCCGTGAGGCACCAGAGGGAGAACATCAtcaccctgctgcagggcaaGGAGGCCTCGGGCAGCAAAGCTGGCAACAGGACTCTGAACGAAGTGAAGGTGCCCAGGCTCATCCCAGGAAGGACAGATCTGTAA